The genomic stretch CGCCTCCGCCGTCAGATGATCGGGCAGGCGTCCCGCCGCATTGACCACCCGCCACCACGGCACCCCCGGCCCGGCGGAGGCCATGACTGCCCCCACCCGCCGGGCAGACGTGCCCACCAGCTCCGCGATGTCACCGTAGCTGACCACCCGCCCAGCAGGTATGCACTCCACAGCGCACAACACCCGCTCGATGGTCAGTTCGACGGCTGCATCCGGCATCGAGCAGGTCTTCTCCCGCCTCAGGAATGCCGTGCGAGGCGCTGCTCCAGCACGGCCCGGAGTTCACGCACGATGAGATCGATCTCGTCCTCGGTGATCACCAGCGGGGGCGCAAACCGGAGGGTCTGGCCGTGGGTGTCCTTCACCAGAATGCCGTGATCGAGGAGATCCAGGCTCACGTCCTTGGCGGTGCCTATCGAAG from Arachnia propionica encodes the following:
- a CDS encoding MGMT family protein — encoded protein: MPDAAVELTIERVLCAVECIPAGRVVSYGDIAELVGTSARRVGAVMASAGPGVPWWRVVNAAGRLPDHLTAEASRYWAEEGTPAVDGRCAMSRARADLPRLAADHETRFAEWGTGSRDLNSLAGQ